In Numenius arquata chromosome 3, bNumArq3.hap1.1, whole genome shotgun sequence, one genomic interval encodes:
- the COBLL1 gene encoding cordon-bleu protein-like 1, giving the protein MEQKENVIDKDIELSVVLPGDVIKYTTVNGRKPMMDLLIFLCAQYHLNPSSYTIELVSAENSQIKFKPNTPVGMLEVEKVFVKPKQMDKKKPAPVIPEQTVRVVINYKKTQKTVIRVSPHSPLQELIPIICSKCEFDPSHTLLLKNYQSQEPLDVTKSLNDLGLRELYAMDISRATSPVDLNLPSLQDSCQSENLDVLKEKENKGFFSFFQRSKKKREQAASAPATPLMSKPRPTFITRSNTVSKQYDSNTLPSEMPKKRRAPLPPMPNSQSAPQELAQAQVRPASDIGKSHSFDRNEQAPPGLLRKGSLPLSDTTSVNSSLRRMKRKAPSPPSKAPEDQSESSNEPVTESPESAPTKVEERATEMQSETGVRSSEYNLEEIDEREEMSVQQREDSECTNASLGTGEVTAALSSAEVLLETEKNNPSSSAPVPGSVSVDNSQSFKEEKQENMSTDGKGLQPKISSEQAAFEKDRKLRILDQNKNDDHSDTKLLPTTEEKELQTDEIKTVDFRENNKLEVDRLSNCQACKNDISVSHRNYPQLIPEKQDQKTNQTSLDTVKTQDVAIQTGPSDSNLGRTTQKEIIVPQGCESSTLRGLVPKHNRDTNNPLLQVMHGIQEDEDTSTERNLERQEVTYEKGTPVKEQGDICINGSNFASPETTAKTPDDSPVKGYPLYRQDTKPKPKPANEITRDYIPKIGMTTYKIVPPKSLEIMKSWESEIPSDYKDQEVSTLENSLKHEDPKEFRVQAEVSRLPKSVGHLQIASQNEPGAANDLLHRVNSISERVVTSGAEITTESNRMETESSKQRVPLMLSLDNTNASSETQSNALSPTTKPSSFYLQMQRRASGHYVTSAIARSTVCAPNSIQNEAKNTEMGKNISSPDPTSLSLHKTSTSFPPSDEKVDDGKKIESSTSPVKSNTPANFPSCPPAPLNLRTLRNFAVPKPYSSSRPSPFALAVSSAVKRSQSFNKTRTITSQAPREELPVELSSASSTAEFSSATSVPQVKNPSLRTITAVSQNMDKKDSNMNSEQKSQAQSGASTDHLPPVPKKPTAVTFQRSDPEQIHQSLLAAIRSGEAAAKLKRVGPPSNTISVNGRARLTHLYSTEAKANH; this is encoded by the exons ATGGAACAGAAAGAGAATGTAATCGATAAAGACATTGAACTATCAGTGGTCCTGCCAGGAGATGTGATCAAGTATACTACAGTTAACGGGAG GAAGCCCATGATGGACTTGCTGATCTTTCTCTGTGCACAATACCATTTAAATCCATCAAGTTATACTATAGAGTTGGTATCAGCAGAAAATAGCCAGATTAAATTCAAACCCAACACACCAGTGGGAATGCTTGAAGTGGAAAAGGTGTTTGTAAAGCCAAAACAAATGGATAAGAAGAAACCTGCTCCGGTTATACCAGAG CAAACAGTAAGGGTAGTGATAAACTACAAGAAGACACAGAAGACGGTAATAAGAGTTAGTCCGCATTCACCCCTTCAAGAACTCATACCAATTATCTGTAGTAAATGTGAGTTTGATCCTTCACACACTCTGCTGTTGAAGAATTACCAGTCTCAAGAACCCCTTGATGTGACAAAATCTCTTAATGACCTTGGACTAAGAGAATTATATGCCATGGATATCAGTCGAG ccACATCACCAGTTGATTTAAATTTACCGTCTTTGCAAG ACTCCTGCCAATCTGAAAACTTAGAtgttctgaaagagaaagaaaacaaagggtttttcagcttttttcaacgaagcaagaagaaaagagaacaa GCTGCCAGTGCTCCAGCAACTCCATTGATGAGCAAGCCAAGGCCAACATTTATCACAAGATCTAACACTGTTAGCAAGCAGTATGATTCAAACACTCTGCCATCTGAAATGCCGAAGAAACGGAGAGCTCCTTTACCGCCTATGCCAAATTCTCAGAGTGCTCCCCAGGAACTTGCACAAGCCCAAGTCAGACCAGCATCTGATATTGGGAAATCTCACAGCTTTGATAGGAATGAACAG GCCCCTCCGGGATTACTGCGGAAAGGTTCTCTGCCGCTCAGTGACACCACTTCTGTGAACTCCTCTCTACGGAGGATGAAGCGCAAAGCACCCTCACCACCCTCTAAAGCACCAGAAGATCAAAGTGAAAGCAGTAATGAGCCTG TAACAGAGTCACCAGAATCAGCCCCTACTAAAGTGGAAGAAAGAGCCACCGAAATGCAGTCTGAAACAG GTGTAAGGAGCTCAGAATACAACCTGGAAGAAATTGATGAGCGGGAAGAGATGAGCGTGCAACAGAGAGAGGACAGTGAATGTACAAATGCCTCTCTCGGGACAGGAGAGGTTACTGCAGCCTTGAGCTCTGCTGAGGTGCtactggaaactgaaaaaaataatccttcttcATCAGCTCCAGTTCCTGGCAGTGTTTCTGTAGACAACTCACAAAgcttcaaggaagaaaaacaagaaaatatgagCACAGATGGCAA AGGACTACAGCCTAAGATAAGCAGTGAGCAAGCTGCATTTGAAAAAGACAGGAAGCTTAGAATTTTGgatcaaaataaaaatgatg ATCACAGTGATACAAAACTCCTTCCaacaacagaagagaaagaacttCAGACAGACGAAATTAAAACAGTGGATTTTAGAGAAAATAACAAGCTTGAAGTTGACAGACTATCAAACTGCCAGGCATGCAAAAATGACATCTCTGTAAGTCATAGGAATTATCCTCAACTGATTCCAGAAAAGCAAGatcagaaaacaaatcaaaccagcTTGGACACGGTAAAAACTCAGGATGTTGCAATCCAGACAGGTCCATCAGATAGCAATTTGGGAAGGActacacagaaagaaattattgTTCCTCAAGGTTGTGAATCATCCACCCTCAGAGGACTGGTCCCAAAACACAATAGAGACACAAACAACCCCCTTCTTCAAGTGATGCATGGAATACAAGAGGATGAAGATACTTCAACAGAACGAAACCTTGAGAGACAAGAAGTTACCTATGAAAAAGGAACTCCCGTAAAAGAACAGGGTGACATTTGTATAAATGGCAGCAATTTTGCTTCACCAGAAACAACTGCAAAAACTCCAGATGACTCTCCTGTAAAAGGTTACCCTCTTTATAGACAGGACACCAAACCTAAACCCAAACCCGCTAATGAAATTACAAGAGATTACATACCAAAAATTGGAATGACTACTTATAAAATAGTGCCTCCAAAATCCTTAGAAATAATGAAGAGCTGGGAATCAGAAATTCCATCAGATTATAAGGATCAAGAGGTATCTACTTTGGAAAACTCTCTGAAGCATGAAGACCCCAAAGAATTCAGGGTGCAAGCTGAAGTTTCTCGTCTTCCAAAAAGTGTGGGCCATTTACAAATTGCTTCACAAAATGAACCTGGAGCAGCAAATGATCTGCTGCACAGAGTGAACAGCATTTCTGAACGTGTTGTGACATCTGGAGCCGAGATTACTACTGAGAGCAATCGGATGGAAACAGAGTCTTCCAAACAGCGTGTCCCTCTGATGCTGAGCTTGGATAATACAAATGCCTCTTCTGAGACTCAATCAAATGCATTAAGTCCTACAACAAAGCCTAGTTCTTTTTATCTGCAGATGCAACGAAGAGCTTCAGGTCATTATGTGACATCTGCAATTGCCAGAAGTACCGTTTGTGCTCCTAATTCCATTCAAAATGAAGCTAAAAAtacagagatgggaaaaaacaTCTCATCACCTGATCCAACTTCTTTATCTTTACATAAAACAAGCACTTCCTTTCCTCCATCAGATGAAAAAGttgatgatggaaaaaaaattgaatcctCCACTTCTCCTGTTAAAAGCAATACACCTGCAAATTTTCCCTCCTGTCCGCCAGCACCATTGAACCTAAGAACTCTAAGAAATTTTGCAGTTCCAAAGCCGTATTCCAGTTCGAGACCATCCCCTTTTGCTCTTGCTGTCTCGTCCGCAGTCAAAAGGTCACAATCATTCAATAAGACGCGTACAATCACTAGCCAGGCACCGAGAGAGGAACTCCCTGTTGAACTCTCCTCTGCCTCTTCAACAGCTGAATTCTCCTCAGCTACCTCCGTGCCTCAAGTGAAAAACCCTTCCTTACGGACCATAACAGCGGTGTCACAAAATATGGATAAG AAAGACAGCAATATGAATAGCGAGCAGAAGAGTCAGGCGCAGTCAGGTGCTTCCACTGACCACCTACCCCCTGTCCCTAAGAAACCAACCGCGGTGACGTTCCAGCGTTCTGACCCAGAACAGATCCACCAGAGCTTGCTGGCTGCAATCcgctctggagaagctgctgccaaATTGAAAAGG GTTGGTCCACCATCAAACACCATATCGGTCAATGGAAGAGCCAGGCTTACTCATTTGTATTCCACAGAAGCAAAAGCAAATCACTAG